The Kroppenstedtia pulmonis genome has a segment encoding these proteins:
- the purQ gene encoding phosphoribosylformylglycinamidine synthase subunit PurQ has product MRFAVPVFPGSSCDMDCIKAVKEILNHPADPVWHNDRNLDSYDAIILPGGFSYGDYLRAGALAQCSPVMEGVRKAVDQGKLVIGIGNGFQLLLEAGLLPGAIRVNDHLQFRCAMQGLKVENNTLPFTLDYHAQEEIVLPIAHGEGNYYCDDKTLHQLEESGRIVFRYIKGNPNGSVGDIAGIVNEQGNVLGMMPHPERAIREWMGSKDGVRLFTSMLHYWGEKHGAA; this is encoded by the coding sequence ATGCGCTTTGCTGTTCCTGTTTTCCCCGGTTCCAGTTGTGATATGGACTGTATCAAAGCAGTGAAAGAAATCCTGAATCACCCGGCAGATCCCGTTTGGCACAATGACAGAAACTTGGATTCCTATGATGCGATTATCCTGCCAGGAGGTTTCTCCTATGGGGACTATCTCCGTGCCGGTGCCTTGGCCCAATGTTCTCCTGTGATGGAAGGAGTGCGGAAAGCAGTGGATCAAGGCAAGCTGGTTATCGGAATCGGCAATGGATTTCAGCTTTTATTGGAGGCGGGTTTGCTGCCGGGGGCCATCCGGGTCAATGACCACCTTCAATTCCGGTGTGCCATGCAAGGACTCAAAGTGGAAAACAATACTCTTCCCTTTACCCTGGATTACCATGCACAGGAGGAAATTGTACTTCCCATTGCCCATGGTGAAGGCAATTACTACTGTGACGATAAAACTCTTCACCAACTGGAGGAATCCGGCCGGATTGTGTTTCGGTATATAAAAGGCAATCCAAACGGTTCTGTAGGGGATATTGCCGGGATTGTGAATGAACAGGGAAATGTGTTGGGGATGATGCCTCATCCGGAACGGGCGATCCGTGAGTGGATGGGTTCCAAAGACGGGGTTCGATTATTTACTTCAATGCTTCATTACTGGGGGGAAAAACACGGTGCAGCCTAA
- the purL gene encoding phosphoribosylformylglycinamidine synthase subunit PurL: MQPKQTPCTGTSKEPTSEEIREQHLYQDLGMTTEEFEQVQQHLGRLPNWTELGIYSVMWSEHCSYKNSKPLLRRFPVSGSKVLQGPGEGAGAIDIGEGQAVVFKIESHNHPTAVEPFQGAATGVGGIIRDVFSMGARPVALLNSLRFGSLDSDRARYLFGRAVAGIAHYGNRMGVPTVGGEVEFDEGYDDNPLVNAMCVGILPHKDLQKGIATGTGNPVIYVGASTGRDGIHGATFASEELSEDSGDKRPSVQAGDPFMEKLLLEACLELVEKEVLLGIQDMGAAGLTCSSAEMAAKGDAGMELNLDHVPQREAGMTPYEMMLSESQERMLLVVEKGREGEVQEVLDKWGLQSAVVGRVTDDQRYRIRFQGEIVADIPVKTLVDDAPVLTRTGSVPQYYKDFAEKTFEPELAEVNPEDALQKMLASPNIASKRWVYQQYDHMVGTSTAVRPGSDAAVIVLDGTDKALAMCTDGNSRYVYLDPRHGGAIAVAEAARNVVCSGAQPLAITDCLNFGSPEKPEVYWQLEEAINGMSEACRTLETPVVGGNVSLYNETGGQPIAPTPVVGMVGLIDSRDHITTQGFKKEGDTLLLLGETQLELGGSELQHQVIGKISGRPPSVNLETEKLLHDLVLEAIRKGWVSSAHDLSSGGLAVALAESAISGSMGAEVQLELSLAPSLFLFSESQSRILLSVASHEAENMQELARLRNVPCTKIGKTGGDRLQVKIGGTSVIRLAVEEMRTIWEGAIPCAMNPTSTN, translated from the coding sequence GTGCAGCCTAAACAGACTCCATGTACAGGGACATCAAAGGAACCGACTTCTGAAGAAATACGGGAACAACATCTGTATCAGGATCTGGGGATGACGACAGAGGAATTTGAGCAGGTTCAGCAACATTTGGGGCGGTTGCCCAATTGGACGGAGTTGGGGATTTACAGTGTGATGTGGTCGGAACATTGCAGTTATAAAAACTCCAAACCTTTGTTGCGACGTTTTCCAGTGTCAGGGTCCAAGGTTCTGCAGGGACCGGGTGAAGGGGCTGGAGCCATTGATATCGGAGAAGGTCAGGCTGTCGTGTTTAAAATTGAAAGTCATAATCATCCTACGGCGGTGGAACCTTTCCAGGGAGCCGCTACCGGTGTGGGAGGGATCATCCGGGATGTGTTTTCCATGGGGGCCCGACCTGTCGCTTTGTTGAACTCCCTTCGTTTTGGCTCCCTGGACTCTGATCGGGCTCGGTATCTCTTTGGCCGGGCGGTTGCCGGAATCGCTCATTATGGTAATAGAATGGGAGTCCCTACGGTGGGAGGAGAAGTGGAGTTCGATGAAGGGTATGACGATAATCCCTTGGTCAATGCCATGTGTGTCGGGATTCTTCCCCACAAGGACTTGCAAAAAGGGATTGCGACAGGAACCGGAAACCCCGTCATCTATGTAGGTGCCAGTACAGGCAGAGACGGGATTCACGGGGCTACTTTCGCTTCAGAGGAGCTGTCTGAGGACTCCGGGGATAAACGTCCATCGGTTCAGGCCGGGGATCCTTTTATGGAGAAGCTGTTGCTGGAGGCATGTTTAGAACTGGTGGAAAAGGAAGTTCTGTTAGGGATCCAGGACATGGGAGCAGCGGGTTTGACCTGTTCCAGTGCCGAGATGGCTGCCAAAGGCGATGCCGGAATGGAGCTGAACCTGGATCACGTTCCCCAGAGAGAAGCGGGTATGACCCCTTATGAAATGATGCTGTCCGAATCCCAGGAACGGATGTTACTCGTTGTGGAAAAAGGACGGGAAGGGGAAGTCCAGGAAGTTCTGGACAAATGGGGATTACAATCCGCTGTTGTGGGCCGGGTTACTGATGATCAACGATACCGAATCCGGTTTCAAGGGGAAATCGTAGCAGATATTCCTGTTAAAACTTTGGTGGATGATGCTCCTGTTCTGACTCGAACCGGATCAGTACCGCAATATTATAAGGATTTCGCCGAAAAGACCTTTGAGCCGGAATTGGCGGAGGTTAACCCTGAGGATGCATTGCAAAAGATGTTGGCTTCACCGAATATCGCCAGTAAAAGATGGGTGTATCAGCAATATGACCATATGGTTGGTACCAGTACCGCAGTCCGACCCGGTTCCGATGCAGCTGTGATCGTCTTGGACGGAACCGATAAGGCCCTGGCGATGTGTACCGATGGCAACAGCCGATATGTTTATTTGGATCCTCGACATGGAGGGGCCATCGCCGTAGCGGAAGCAGCCCGGAATGTGGTCTGCTCCGGGGCTCAACCCTTGGCGATCACGGATTGTCTCAATTTTGGCAGTCCGGAAAAACCCGAGGTTTACTGGCAGTTGGAAGAAGCGATTAACGGAATGTCAGAAGCATGTCGCACCCTGGAGACACCTGTAGTAGGGGGAAATGTCAGCCTGTACAACGAAACCGGGGGTCAACCGATTGCTCCCACACCTGTGGTGGGGATGGTGGGGTTAATTGACAGCCGGGATCATATTACGACACAAGGCTTTAAAAAAGAAGGAGACACGCTTCTGTTATTGGGAGAAACCCAGTTGGAATTAGGCGGGAGTGAATTGCAGCACCAGGTGATTGGAAAAATCTCCGGTCGTCCCCCCAGTGTCAATCTGGAGACGGAAAAACTGTTACACGACTTGGTATTGGAAGCGATTCGAAAAGGATGGGTATCTTCCGCCCATGATCTATCCTCCGGCGGTTTGGCAGTAGCATTGGCGGAGTCGGCAATTTCCGGTTCGATGGGAGCAGAAGTGCAACTGGAACTTTCTTTGGCTCCTTCTCTCTTTCTGTTCAGTGAATCCCAATCCCGCATTCTGCTTTCTGTAGCTTCCCATGAGGCGGAGAATATGCAAGAATTGGCCCGGTTGCGTAATGTTCCCTGTACCAAAATCGGTAAAACCGGAGGTGACCGTTTGCAGGTGAAAATCGGGGGTACTTCCGTCATCCGACTGGCAGTGGAGGAAATGCGCACCATCTGGGAAGGGGCGATACCATGCGCAATGAATCCGACTTCGACGAACTGA
- the purF gene encoding amidophosphoribosyltransferase, translating to MRNESDFDELKEECGVFGIVGHPDAAELAYYGLHALQHRGQESAGIVATDGTGFRYHRSMGLVHEVFNRDILEGLKGSTAIGHVRYSTSGESLLTNAQPLVFHHEKVGQLALATNGNLVYAARQKKELEAQGAVFHTTSDTEVIAHLIANSRYDELKNAVKDALNQLTGAYALLILTNDSLLVAQDPHGLRPLSMGMLGDAYVFSSETCAFDVIGADYLREVQPGELLVLNRQGLRSLSFAEPASRAVCSFEYIYFARPDSDIDGINVHSARKQLGRQLFNEAPVAADVVTGVPDSSTSAAIGFAEAAGIPYELGLIKNRYVGRTFIQPSQELREQGVKMKLSAVRKVVEGKRVVMIDDSIVRGTTSRRIVRMLKEAGATEVHVRISSPPVKYPCFYGIDTADREQLIASDHTVEEIRDLIGADSLYFLSEQGLIRSVGRRGAVDSCGHCLACFNGGYPTVIEEKESVPVEGRQG from the coding sequence ATGCGCAATGAATCCGACTTCGACGAACTGAAAGAGGAATGTGGGGTATTCGGTATTGTCGGGCACCCTGATGCTGCCGAGTTAGCCTATTATGGTTTGCATGCTTTGCAACACCGGGGGCAGGAGAGTGCGGGAATCGTTGCCACCGATGGAACCGGTTTTCGTTACCATCGAAGTATGGGATTGGTTCATGAGGTGTTTAACCGGGATATCCTGGAAGGGTTGAAAGGGTCCACTGCCATTGGTCACGTCCGATACTCCACTTCCGGGGAAAGTTTGTTGACGAATGCCCAGCCTCTAGTTTTTCACCATGAAAAAGTGGGCCAATTGGCCTTGGCAACCAATGGAAATCTGGTTTATGCCGCAAGGCAGAAAAAAGAGCTGGAAGCACAGGGAGCCGTGTTTCACACCACCTCCGACACAGAGGTAATCGCTCATCTCATCGCCAACTCCCGGTATGACGAGCTGAAGAATGCGGTCAAAGATGCCCTGAACCAATTGACAGGTGCCTATGCTTTGTTAATTCTGACAAACGATTCGCTGTTGGTGGCTCAGGATCCTCACGGTCTGCGGCCGCTGTCCATGGGAATGTTGGGAGATGCCTATGTCTTCTCCTCGGAAACATGTGCTTTTGATGTCATCGGTGCCGATTATCTGCGTGAAGTGCAGCCAGGGGAGCTGTTGGTACTGAATCGTCAAGGATTACGCAGTCTCTCTTTTGCCGAACCGGCTTCCCGGGCGGTTTGTTCCTTTGAGTATATCTATTTTGCAAGGCCGGACAGCGATATTGATGGAATCAATGTCCATTCGGCCCGTAAACAATTGGGAAGGCAACTGTTTAACGAAGCACCGGTGGCGGCAGATGTGGTGACGGGTGTTCCTGACTCCAGCACGTCGGCGGCGATTGGTTTTGCTGAGGCGGCAGGAATTCCTTATGAGTTGGGATTGATAAAAAATCGGTATGTGGGCAGAACCTTTATCCAACCCAGTCAGGAACTTCGGGAACAAGGGGTTAAGATGAAGCTTTCCGCCGTACGCAAAGTGGTGGAAGGAAAGCGGGTTGTAATGATTGATGATTCCATCGTCCGGGGAACGACCAGCCGTCGGATTGTCCGGATGCTGAAAGAGGCTGGAGCAACAGAGGTGCACGTGCGGATCAGTTCTCCGCCGGTAAAATACCCTTGTTTTTACGGGATTGATACGGCGGATCGGGAACAGCTGATCGCTTCCGACCACACGGTGGAGGAAATACGGGATCTAATCGGTGCTGACAGCTTGTACTTTCTCAGTGAACAGGGCTTGATCCGGTCAGTAGGCCGAAGGGGTGCTGTGGATTCATGCGGTCACTGTTTAGCTTGTTTCAATGGGGGCTACCCCACAGTGATTGAAGAGAAAGAATCAGTTCCAGTGGAGGGACGACAAGGATGA